The genomic interval TCTAAAAGTGCAGGTATGCTTAATTCATCACGTACAGTATTTATAATTTCAACACATGACCAAATCCAAGGTGGTTGATAAGCCCCTTTTCTCCATAACCTTTCGATTACAGTTCCACCATGTATTGTTGCAGGACAGAATGAAAGTCTATCAACATTAATGGAATCACAATATTCTGCAGTTTCTATTGCTTCTGTTATCGCTTGTTTTTCGGATACGAGAATCGGCTTTACAAAAATATATGCTTTTGTTTTCAAATTATATCCTTTTGTTTTTCTTTGATGTTGCATTAATTTTGTAGCATTTTCAAAATCATCACGGGTAAAACCTTTGTTTATTTTTTTAAGTCTAGTGTAATCATTTGATGTTTCAAGACCAATACTTACTTCAAATAAAGTATCTCCTATTATTTCAAATATTTCATCTAAGTATTCTTCTTTCACATATTCTGGTCTAGACTCGACAATAATTTCAGTAACATTGCCTAAGTTTACCAATGTTTTTAAAATTTCATCACGTGCATCTTTTGGAAGTTCGTAGGGGTTTAGGAAACTTCCTGATGCGAATAATTTTACTGAAATTTTATCT from Methanobrevibacter gottschalkii DSM 11977 carries:
- a CDS encoding archaeosine biosynthesis radical SAM protein RaSEA, translated to MEIENLTKDIRARAFEKKDPKTPEQVGASWYNDDLTYEGISKTLFMILPTPGCSWALGDSGGCTMCSYVSDCTLEPIDTETILRIFNDHLSRHPINEEDKISVKLFASGSFLNPYELPKDARDEILKTLVNLGNVTEIIVESRPEYVKEEYLDEIFEIIGDTLFEVSIGLETSNDYTRLKKINKGFTRDDFENATKLMQHQRKTKGYNLKTKAYIFVKPILVSEKQAITEAIETAEYCDSINVDRLSFCPATIHGGTVIERLWRKGAYQPPWIWSCVEIINTVRDELSIPALLDTSGFGSRRGPYNCKKCNKDLKQIIIANNLTQNKIEYECECKNEWLAEINNSDMNNSTVKVKHIPLY